In Bombus vancouverensis nearcticus chromosome 1, iyBomVanc1_principal, whole genome shotgun sequence, a single genomic region encodes these proteins:
- the LOC117153352 gene encoding protein GPR107 isoform X2 — translation MQSTQLVIRCFWAMSIFVLAAGRIHKLELRKDVRRYIALSTFGFYKGGTLDVNLTNFRVDPFDENAVFGFTLDRTLTDAMNPYLDSHWERCVLEDISSVRPDFDQRNDSAVIYFTMDLKNNLLKINCSRNLHIAHIYKDFSNVFLIRESRDSFPPRFSDNGLPGNERTNIEDESEMGSDGNICSDQTTPFAMTVQTVKGEKYYNTSFSMYIASAEEEGLYSLYFHNCPNYKYDSQVAFDFTIQISEINNGNFLSAGEMPLPALYFMMALLFFLSGCFWVFILKKSKHPVFKIHYLMAVLVYLKSMSLLFHGINYHFIQTKGEHVAAWAILYYITHLLKGAVLFITIVLIGTGWTFIKHILADKDKKLFMIAIPLQVLANVAEIIIEESEEGDIEYRTWRDVFILVDLLCCGAIIFPVVWSIKHVEEAAHIDGKAAINLRKLKLFKHFYIMIFSYIYFTRIIVYLLKITVPFQYEWLDEMFREMFTYVFFVLTGYKFRAASANPYFTLTNDETAQADEDDEMDVVVSGGSGVTEGLSKVSKVPKVLRPITSDVPSTQEERDCLFNKTESSHDYD, via the exons CTGGGCTATGTCAATATTCGTATTAGCAGCGGGTAGAATTCACAAACTCGAATTACGG AAAGACGTACGGCGATACATTGCGTTAAGTACCTTTGGTTTCTACAAAGGAGGTACTCTCGAtgtaaatttaacaaatttcagAGTTGACCCATTTGACGAGAATGCCGTG TTTGGGTTCACCTTGGATCGTACCCTAACCGATGCGATGAATCCATATTTAGACAGTCACTGGGAAAGATGTGTACTCGAAGACATTTCGAGCGTCAGGCCCGATTTCGATCAAAGAAATGACAGCGCCGTAATATATTTCACAATGGACCTCAAGAACAACTT GTTGAAGATAAACTGTAGTCGAAACCTACACATCGCACATATTTATAAAGATTTCAGCAACGTGTTTCTAATTCGGGAAAGCAGAGATTCTTTTCCACCCAGGTTCAGCGATAACGGTCTTCCGG GCAACGAAAGAACTAATATCGAAGATGAATCTGAGATGGGGTCAGACGGTAACATTTGTTCTGATCAAACGACCCCGTTCGCGATGACCGTACAGACCGTGAAAGGAGAAAAGTATTACAATACAAGTTTTTCTATGTATATTGCCAGTGCGGAAGAAGAAGGTCTCTATTCTCTTTATTTCCATAATTGTCCGAATTATAAATATGATTCCCAGGTAGCATTTGATTTCACG ATACAAATATCGGAAATTAACAATGGAAATTTCCTCAGTGCAGGTGAAATGCCTTTACCAGCTCTATATTTCATGATGGCACTTTTATTCTTTCTGTCAGGTTGTTTCTGGGTATTTATTCTTAAGAAGAGCAA GCACCCTGTTTTTAAGATTCATTACTTAATGGCGGTTTTAGTGTACCTGAAATCCATGTCATTACTCTTCCATGGGATTAATTATCATTTTATTCAAACAAAAGGGGAGCATGTTGCTGCTTGGGCAATTCTATATTATATCACACATTTATTGAAAGGAGCCGTACTTTTTATCACCATTGTATTAATTGGCACTGGATGGACATTTATTAAACATATTTTAGCTGATAAAGATAAGAAGCTCTTTATGATAGCAATACCGTTACAG GTATTGGCAAACGTGGCAGAAATAATAATCGAAGAAAGCGAAGAAGGAGATATCGAGTATAGAACATGGCGAGATGTTTTTATTCTCGTGGACTTGCTTTGTTGCGGTGCTATTATATTTCCAGTAGTTTGGAGTATTAAGCACGTAGAGGAAGCTGCACACATAGATGGCAAGGCAGCTATCAACTTACGCAAGCTCAAGCTTTTTAAGCATTTCTATATTATGATATTTTCTTACATTTACTTTACCAGAATCATAGTGTACTTACTTAAG ATTACAGTACCTTTCCAATACGAATGGTTAGATGAAATGTTCCGAGAAATGTTTACATACGTCTTTTTTGTTCTTACCGGGTATAAGTTCCGAGCAGCATCTGCGAATCCGTATTTTACATTAACTAACGATGAAACAGCTCAGGCTGACGAGGACGACGAGATGGATGTCGT TGTTTCCGGAGGTAGCGGTGTCACCGAAGGTCTCAGTAAAGTGAGCAAGGTGCCGAAAGTTTTGAGGCCCATTACTTCGGATGTTCCATCCACTCAGGAAGAAAGAGACTGTTTGTTTAATAAGACAGAATCTTCTCACGACTATGACTGA
- the LOC117153352 gene encoding protein GPR107 isoform X1, which yields MQSTQLVIRCFWAMSIFVLAAGRIHKLELRKDVRRYIALSTFGFYKGGTLDVNLTNFRVDPFDENAVFGFTLDRTLTDAMNPYLDSHWERCVLEDISSVRPDFDQRNDSAVIYFTMDLKNNLLKINCSRNLHIAHIYKDFSNVFLIRESRDSFPPRFSDNGLPGNERTNIEDESEMGSDGNICSDQTTPFAMTVQTVKGEKYYNTSFSMYIASAEEEGLYSLYFHNCPNYKYDSQVAFDFTIQISEINNGNFLSAGEMPLPALYFMMALLFFLSGCFWVFILKKSKHPVFKIHYLMAVLVYLKSMSLLFHGINYHFIQTKGEHVAAWAILYYITHLLKGAVLFITIVLIGTGWTFIKHILADKDKKLFMIAIPLQVLANVAEIIIEESEEGDIEYRTWRDVFILVDLLCCGAIIFPVVWSIKHVEEAAHIDGKAAINLRKLKLFKHFYIMIFSYIYFTRIIVYLLKITVPFQYEWLDEMFREMFTYVFFVLTGYKFRAASANPYFTLTNDETAQADEDDEMDVVLFSSVSGGSGVTEGLSKVSKVPKVLRPITSDVPSTQEERDCLFNKTESSHDYD from the exons CTGGGCTATGTCAATATTCGTATTAGCAGCGGGTAGAATTCACAAACTCGAATTACGG AAAGACGTACGGCGATACATTGCGTTAAGTACCTTTGGTTTCTACAAAGGAGGTACTCTCGAtgtaaatttaacaaatttcagAGTTGACCCATTTGACGAGAATGCCGTG TTTGGGTTCACCTTGGATCGTACCCTAACCGATGCGATGAATCCATATTTAGACAGTCACTGGGAAAGATGTGTACTCGAAGACATTTCGAGCGTCAGGCCCGATTTCGATCAAAGAAATGACAGCGCCGTAATATATTTCACAATGGACCTCAAGAACAACTT GTTGAAGATAAACTGTAGTCGAAACCTACACATCGCACATATTTATAAAGATTTCAGCAACGTGTTTCTAATTCGGGAAAGCAGAGATTCTTTTCCACCCAGGTTCAGCGATAACGGTCTTCCGG GCAACGAAAGAACTAATATCGAAGATGAATCTGAGATGGGGTCAGACGGTAACATTTGTTCTGATCAAACGACCCCGTTCGCGATGACCGTACAGACCGTGAAAGGAGAAAAGTATTACAATACAAGTTTTTCTATGTATATTGCCAGTGCGGAAGAAGAAGGTCTCTATTCTCTTTATTTCCATAATTGTCCGAATTATAAATATGATTCCCAGGTAGCATTTGATTTCACG ATACAAATATCGGAAATTAACAATGGAAATTTCCTCAGTGCAGGTGAAATGCCTTTACCAGCTCTATATTTCATGATGGCACTTTTATTCTTTCTGTCAGGTTGTTTCTGGGTATTTATTCTTAAGAAGAGCAA GCACCCTGTTTTTAAGATTCATTACTTAATGGCGGTTTTAGTGTACCTGAAATCCATGTCATTACTCTTCCATGGGATTAATTATCATTTTATTCAAACAAAAGGGGAGCATGTTGCTGCTTGGGCAATTCTATATTATATCACACATTTATTGAAAGGAGCCGTACTTTTTATCACCATTGTATTAATTGGCACTGGATGGACATTTATTAAACATATTTTAGCTGATAAAGATAAGAAGCTCTTTATGATAGCAATACCGTTACAG GTATTGGCAAACGTGGCAGAAATAATAATCGAAGAAAGCGAAGAAGGAGATATCGAGTATAGAACATGGCGAGATGTTTTTATTCTCGTGGACTTGCTTTGTTGCGGTGCTATTATATTTCCAGTAGTTTGGAGTATTAAGCACGTAGAGGAAGCTGCACACATAGATGGCAAGGCAGCTATCAACTTACGCAAGCTCAAGCTTTTTAAGCATTTCTATATTATGATATTTTCTTACATTTACTTTACCAGAATCATAGTGTACTTACTTAAG ATTACAGTACCTTTCCAATACGAATGGTTAGATGAAATGTTCCGAGAAATGTTTACATACGTCTTTTTTGTTCTTACCGGGTATAAGTTCCGAGCAGCATCTGCGAATCCGTATTTTACATTAACTAACGATGAAACAGCTCAGGCTGACGAGGACGACGAGATGGATGTCGT TCTTTTTTCCAGTGTTTCCGGAGGTAGCGGTGTCACCGAAGGTCTCAGTAAAGTGAGCAAGGTGCCGAAAGTTTTGAGGCCCATTACTTCGGATGTTCCATCCACTCAGGAAGAAAGAGACTGTTTGTTTAATAAGACAGAATCTTCTCACGACTATGACTGA